The nucleotide sequence CTCATGGAGAAGATCGCGACCGGCGGGATGGCCGAGGTCTACAAGGCGCGGATGAGCGGCGTCGACGGCTTCCAGAAGATCGTCGCCATCAAGAAGATCCTCCCGCACATGGCCGCGTCGGACGATTTCATCACGATGTTCGCCGACGAGGCGAAGCTCGCCGCCCAGCTCAACCACCCGAACATCATCCACATCTACGATCTCGGCAAGGTCGAGAACTCCTACTACATCGCGATGGAGTACGTGGAAGGGCGCGATCTCCGGACGATCCTGAAGTCCGGCGCCGAGCACGGGTTGCCGCTCCCGCCCGAGCTCGCCCTGTTCATCGCGTCGAAGCTCGCGGCGGCGCTCGACTACGCGCACCGCCGAAAGGACTTCAACGGGCACGACCTTTCGCTCGTCCACCGCGACGTCTCGCCGCAGAACGTCCTGATCTCCTACGAAGGGGACATCAAGCTCTGCGACTTCGGCATCGCGAAGGCGGCGTCGAAGTCGTCCCAGACGCAGGCGGGCGCGCTCAAGGGCAAGCTCCAGTACATGTCGCCGGAACAGGCGTCGGGGAAGCCGCTCGACCGGCGCAGCGATCTCTTCTCCCTCGGAAGCGTTCTCTACGAGATGCTCACGGGAGAGAAGCTCTTCGCCGGAGATTCGGACCTGACGATCCTCGACCAGGTCAGGAACGTGAAGGCGTCCGCGCCCTCGTCGAAGAATCCCGACGTTCCCAAGCGGGCCGACGCGATCGTCCTCAAGGCGCTCGCGAAGAGCCCCGAGGACCGCTACCAGAACGCCTCGGACCTGCAGCGCGACCTCGAGTCGGTCCTGTACACGTTCTCTCCCGCTCCCGGGAGCGCCGACGTCGCGATCTACCTCCATCACCTGACGGCCGAGGAGAAGAGCGCGACCGCGGGGAGCGATCGCGCGTTCGACCAGGCGTTCACGCCGTCCAAGCCCGAGCCCGCGGCCCCCGTCAAGTCCAAGAAGGCGAAGGGCACGGTCGTGCAGCGCAAGACCGGAACGGTGCCGGGCGTGCCGATTCCTCCCGTCCCTCCGCCGGCTCCGGGGGCCGAACCCGCCGCCGCGGCGGAGGTCGCCGAGGGCGTCAAGCACGACACGAAGAGCGGCGTCTTCGGCGCGTATTCGTCGAAGCGGGTCGAGGCGGAGAAGAAAGGGAGGGCGCCGCTCGTCGCCGGGATCGGCGTCGCCGCGCTCGTCCTGGTCGGCCTCATCGTCGCGCTCACGCGCAAGCACCCCGCCGCGGCGCCTCCGCCGGCTCCCGCGGCCACCACGACGACCGCCGCCTCGACGACGCCGGCCGCGCCTTCGACCGCGACGAGCGCCACCAGCTCGACGCTCAGCGAGAAGCAGATCGAGGAAGAAGTCAAGAAGCAGCTCGCGCAGAAGCAGAAGGAGATCGACAAGGCGCAGGCGGCGCAGAAGAAGAGCGCGGCCGCTCCGCCGCCGCCGGCCGCCGCGCCGGCGCCCACCACCGTCGCGGCGAATGCGATCAAGCCCCCGGTTCCGATGCCGATCGCTCCCGAGCCGACCGCCGAGCAGCCGAAGCCGATCAACGTTCCGCGCCGGATCGAGAGCGCGCCCCCGCCCCCGCCGGCCGCGGTCGAACCCGCCGCCACGGTTTCGCGGGGCGACCTCGTCGGGCCGGGTCCGGGCGTGACCGAGCCGGAGCTCGCGTCGCGCCTCTCGGTGAACTACCCGCTGGCCGCGCGCCAGGAGCGCGTTTCGGGCCGCGTCGTGATCCTCGCCCTCGTCGACGAGAACGGCAATGTCCAGTCGGCGCGGGTGCAGACCGGCGTCGCATCGAAGACCGGCGTCAACCAGGCGATCGTGGACGCCGTCAAGAAGGCGCGGTTCCGGCCCGCCACGAAAGACGGCGTGCCGGTGAAGATGTACAAGGCGATTCCGGTCGACGTGAATCCGTAAGAGCCGGGTTCAGAGAAGGAGAGTTCCCCCATGACCCTTTCGGCGGAGCAGAAGAAGTTCTACGAACAGACGCTGGCGGTCACGAAGAAGGAGATCTCGGATCTGGAAGCCAACATCCAGGACGAGCTCGCCAAAGTCAAAGAGCGCCTGGCCGAGCTCCAGAACGCCCAGAAGGCCGCGCGCCAGATGTACGACGCGGCGTGCACCCGCCTCGGCGTGCCGAACGACCTGGAAGAGGCGGAAAGCGCTTCCTAGTGTCCGGTCCCGGGAATAGCTTTCGCGTCGTCCGGAGCGTCGCGGGGTAAGCTGCCAGTCGCCGCGATGAAGGCGATGCGGTGCCATCGTCGAGTCGCGGCGGCGCCGCAGATCGTCCCGCGCCGCCCGAACCCGAAGGCCGCCCGCACATTGCGAGCGATGGCGGTGTGGCCTCGCGGGCCCGATGCTCCCGACATCCGTTCCCGCGACGCGTCGTCCCCTCGTCCGCAAGCTGCCGGCGCGACGCTGAAGTCATTTCCGGGACGGCACACCGGCGTTTCCGTTTCCCGGCCGCCCGGCAACGGGCGCCTCGCCGGAATCCCATCGGAGCGTCCCCCCGACCGGAAGCTTCCGGCCGCTGGGGCATGGGCAGGTCTTCTCGCGATGCTCCTGTTCGCCGGAGCCCCGCTCTCCGCCGCCCCGCCGGCGGCCTCGTCTCCGGGGCCCCGGAGGATCGTCGCCCTCGCGCCGAATCTGACGGAGATCGTCTTCGCGCTCGGAGCGGGCGATCGCCTCGTCGGCGTCTCCGCCCGGTCCGACTACCCCCCGGCGGCCGCATCGATCGCCGTGGTCGGCGGGCTCGCCCCCGATCTCGAGAAGGTCGTCTCGCTGCGCCCCGATCTCGTCCTCGCGACCACGGAAGGAAATCCCGCGGCGGCAATCGGGATCCTCGCCCGGCGCGGCATTCCGGTGCTGACGACCTCGGCGCCGGATCTCGACGGCGTGCTCGCGTCCATCCGGGCGATCGCCGCGCGTCTGGGGAGCGCCGGGGAGGGGGAGCGGCTCGCCGCGTCCCTCGCGCGTCGGCGCGATGCCGTGCGGCGGGAGCGACGCGGCCCCCGCCGCTCGGCGATTCTCCTGATCTGGCCTTCGCCGCCGCAGGCGGCGGGGCCCGACACGTTCGCGGGAGACATCCTGAGGACCGCGGGCGCGCGAAACTGCCTCGGGCGCACGGGCTGGCCGGTCGTCTCCCCCGAATACCTGATCACCGCCGCGTGCGACGCGGTCGTGTACCCGGTCGAGAAGGACACCGCTTCCGTGTTCGCGCGCGCGTTCGGGGACGGGCCGCTTTCGGGGGTTCCG is from Thermoanaerobaculia bacterium and encodes:
- a CDS encoding TonB family protein codes for the protein MAIPAAKPRPAAAPPPPPPPRPAPAPVAPAAAAAKKAPAAPSDKDRFGQFQLMEKIATGGMAEVYKARMSGVDGFQKIVAIKKILPHMAASDDFITMFADEAKLAAQLNHPNIIHIYDLGKVENSYYIAMEYVEGRDLRTILKSGAEHGLPLPPELALFIASKLAAALDYAHRRKDFNGHDLSLVHRDVSPQNVLISYEGDIKLCDFGIAKAASKSSQTQAGALKGKLQYMSPEQASGKPLDRRSDLFSLGSVLYEMLTGEKLFAGDSDLTILDQVRNVKASAPSSKNPDVPKRADAIVLKALAKSPEDRYQNASDLQRDLESVLYTFSPAPGSADVAIYLHHLTAEEKSATAGSDRAFDQAFTPSKPEPAAPVKSKKAKGTVVQRKTGTVPGVPIPPVPPPAPGAEPAAAAEVAEGVKHDTKSGVFGAYSSKRVEAEKKGRAPLVAGIGVAALVLVGLIVALTRKHPAAAPPPAPAATTTTAASTTPAAPSTATSATSSTLSEKQIEEEVKKQLAQKQKEIDKAQAAQKKSAAAPPPPAAAPAPTTVAANAIKPPVPMPIAPEPTAEQPKPINVPRRIESAPPPPPAAVEPAATVSRGDLVGPGPGVTEPELASRLSVNYPLAARQERVSGRVVILALVDENGNVQSARVQTGVASKTGVNQAIVDAVKKARFRPATKDGVPVKMYKAIPVDVNP
- a CDS encoding helical backbone metal receptor gives rise to the protein MLLFAGAPLSAAPPAASSPGPRRIVALAPNLTEIVFALGAGDRLVGVSARSDYPPAAASIAVVGGLAPDLEKVVSLRPDLVLATTEGNPAAAIGILARRGIPVLTTSAPDLDGVLASIRAIAARLGSAGEGERLAASLARRRDAVRRERRGPRRSAILLIWPSPPQAAGPDTFAGDILRTAGARNCLGRTGWPVVSPEYLITAACDAVVYPVEKDTASVFARAFGDGPLSGVPAVRAGRIVGIDGDRLMRPGPRAFDALEELAAALGKLPR